One part of the Silene latifolia isolate original U9 population unplaced genomic scaffold, ASM4854445v1 scaffold_112, whole genome shotgun sequence genome encodes these proteins:
- the LOC141637455 gene encoding uncharacterized protein LOC141637455, whose translation MLELDVDILDITSQTIHAQITIRGNQLVFRFTLVYGYNKPAERVDLWQSLQRYKIYPFGKPITRKPHFKYFNMWRLDPNFKQVVSEGWHKEFRGTQMFQHVCKLKHLKHGLKKLNKGALEDIENKVKVAKLALHKIQEDLISNPMDSGMVGAAKILADELLQLQAAWYMFLEQKAKVDWTAMGDDNTHYFHSQLKHRRAQNKQAFIEYYNGLLGSSNSVDAVCESVIAVGPILNAAHHEILNAEVSNDEIRKAMFDIGGNKAPGPDGFNSQFYKDTWEITGESVIKAVKDFFTSGKLLKQVNATLITLIPKVELPQDVT comes from the exons ATGCTTGAACTGGATGTGGATATCCTGGATATCACTTCACAGACCATTCATGCTCAGATTACTATCAGAGGGAATCAGCTTGTGTTCAGGTTCACTCTAGTTTATGGTTACAATAAACCCGCTGAGAGGGTTGATTTATGGCAAAGTTTGCAGAGATATAAGA TCTATCCCTTTGGCAAGCCAATCACTAGAAAACCTCATTTTAAGTATTTCAATATGTGGAGGTTGGATCCCAATTTTAAACAGGTGGTTAGTGAGGGTTGGCATAAAGAGTTTAGAGGGACTCAGATGTTCCAACATGTTTGTAAGTTGAAACATTTGAAGCATGGTCTTAAGAAGCTGAACAAAGGTGCTCTGGAGGATATTGAAAACAAGGTGAAAGTTGCTAAACTGGCTCTCCACAAAATTCAGGAAGATCTTATATCTAATCCCATGGATTCTGGTATGGTGGGTGCTGCTAAAATACTAGCTGATGAACTCTTGCAATTGCAAGCTGCCTGGTATATGTTTCTGGAACAGAAGGCTAAAGTGGACTGGACTGCTATGGGGGATGATAATACTCACTATTTTCATTCCCAATTGAAACATAGAAGGGCTCAGAATAAA CAAGCCTTCATTGAGTACTATAATGGCTTGTTAGGAAGTAGTAATTCTGTGGATGCTGTGTGTGAATCAGTCATTGCTGTTGGCCCTATCTTGAATGCTGCTCATCATGAAATATTAAATGCTGAGGTTTCTAATGATGAGATCAGAAAGGCTATGTTTGACATTGGTGGTAACAAAGCTCCTGGCCCTGATGGATTTAATAGCCAATTCTATAAGGACACTTGGGAAATTACTGGGGAGAGTGTCATTAAGGCTGTGAAGGATTTCTTTACCTCGGGTAAGCTACTCAAACAAGTCAATGCTACACTTATTACCTTGATACCTAAGGTTGAGCTTCCTCAAGATGTGACCTAA
- the LOC141637456 gene encoding uncharacterized protein LOC141637456 translates to MNKGKSSIYSNGVDKLVLTDIIKYSGMNHGSLPFKYLGIPIASTKLSLLECNCLVERVVSRIRSIGSRKLSYAGRLVNFLWTALDNDKGSTLVSWDQICQAKKHGGLGVTDIIHWNKAALGKYIWWLAQKKDHLWVKWVHSVYIKSGDWLSYQPKSNGSWAWRKLCRIRDLIKGGCVGDWWLQNQQVYTIRSGYDRLDSPCMDVPWAKFVWDSGALPKISFIGWLVMQGRLLTRERLKRMGIVMDDSCVLYANAPETHTHLFFACEYSKRCLQILSSRLGCHLPSHDWFDWWTRQRFPSQKIQYQAAILLLALIYSIWWSRNHCRTENVLLCPEFLIARFDKISFFVM, encoded by the exons ATGAACAAAGGCAAGTCTAGCATTTATAGTAATGGGGTTGATAAATTGGTTTTGACTGATATTATCAAGTACTCAGGCATGAATCATGGGTCACTTCCATTCAAGTATCTTGGTATACCTATTGCCTCTACGAAATTGTCTTTgttggagtgtaactgtctggtTGAAAGGGTAGTCAGCAGAATTAGAAGTATTGGCAGTAGGAAGTTGAGCTATGCTGGGAGATTAGT GAACTTCTTATGGACTGCTCTTGATAATGATAAGGGTAGCACTTTGGTATCATGGGATCAGATCTGCCAGGCTAAGAAACATGGTGGCTTGGGGGTAACTGATATTATACATTGGAACAAGGCTGCCTTAGGTAAATACATCTGGTGGCTAGCTCAGAAAAAAGATCACCTTTGGGTGAAATGGGTTCATTCTGTTTATATCAAGAGTGGTGACTGGCTTAGCTATCAACCTAAATCTAATGGCAGTTGGGCTTGGAGGAAGCTTTGTAGGATCAGAGATCTTATTAAAGGTGGGTGTGTGGGAGACTGGTGGCTACAGAATCAGCAGGTTTACACTATTCGAAGTGGCTATGACAGGCTTGACTCCCCTTGTATGGATGTACCTTGGGCAAAATTTGTTTGGGATTCAGGTGCCCTCCCTAAGATTAGCTTTATAGGGTGGCTGGTGATGCAGGGTAGATTACTAACCAGAGAGCGGCTGAAAAGAATGGGGATTGTCATGGATGATTCCTGTGTCTTATATGCTAATGCTCCTGAGACACACACCCATCTATTTTTTGCGTGTGAATATAGTAAGAGATGCCTTCAAATCTTGTCCTCTAGACTGGGGTGCCATCTACCTAGTCATGACTGGTTTGATTGGTGGACCAGACAGAGATTTCCTTCACAGAAGATCCAATATCAAGCTGCAATTCTACTGCTAGCTCTCATATATTCCATCTGGTGGAGCAGGAATCATTGCAGAACAGAGAACGTCCTTTTATGTCCAGAGTTCCTTATTGCTAGATTCGATAAAATTAGTTTCTTTGTTATGTAA